A genomic window from Chitinophaga pollutisoli includes:
- a CDS encoding SusC/RagA family TonB-linked outer membrane protein has translation MNTIIFRCPVCWRQLVLLLLLAFCGTAAFSQSINITGTVTDSLDESTLPAVTVRVAGTTKITQTDENGKYTIAAAPGAELIFTFQGYLEKRVTVRAATTINVEMVFTRKELREVAVVAFAKQKKATVTGAISSIQTKEIKQSPSANLAISLAGRLPGLTTLQTSGEPGRDITSLFLRGRATINQTAPIVLIDGIERDLTYIDPNEVESVTILKDASSTALFGVRGANGVILVTTKRGTAEVPEINFSAEVAAQDFQYFVNTVNSYDYARLRNLSLQNDGLAAQFSPYALEMYKTGADTANYPNTDWRDVMLKDFSLQHRYNLNISGVTANKAVKYFVNATYLNQGGQFRTEKDLPYDPSFKLDRYSFRSNIDLRLNSKLNAFLNVAGYLEKQNMPMGILNRLGDVSSVLTGQSPAVYIMSFMTRVPANVPKLTPDGDVTTGPNIDWPAYGLLNRSGYVRQTRSNVLATFGMKQDLSGLTKGLSAQVNLSFDTRSINNLFGGKEFVRYMQVITPNAQDPNAPDDIHFAQYGGWLNTPLSLGGATSFVSLSNVQAYLNYDRKFKKHQVSAMALYLQQQNIQGIALPFNLRGVSGRATYAYDDKYFAEFNAGYNGSEQFAKGKRFGFFPAFSAGWLVSNEPFMQAVPAISHLKVRASYGLVGNDQLGGRRFLYLDDITLSGGDIPAVSAWDSTSASTCSKTATSPGRSRRKRTSVSNWDCSMT, from the coding sequence ATGAATACAATTATATTCCGTTGCCCGGTCTGTTGGCGGCAATTGGTTTTACTGTTGCTGCTCGCCTTTTGCGGCACCGCGGCATTTTCACAATCCATCAATATTACCGGAACCGTCACGGATTCTCTTGATGAATCCACATTGCCTGCGGTGACCGTCAGGGTGGCGGGAACAACCAAAATCACACAAACCGACGAAAACGGTAAATACACCATAGCGGCTGCGCCCGGCGCGGAGCTGATTTTCACGTTCCAGGGTTACCTGGAGAAACGGGTGACCGTCCGCGCCGCCACCACCATCAACGTGGAAATGGTGTTTACCCGGAAAGAACTGCGGGAAGTAGCGGTAGTGGCGTTTGCGAAGCAAAAGAAGGCCACGGTGACCGGAGCCATCTCTTCCATCCAGACCAAAGAAATCAAACAAAGCCCTTCCGCGAACCTCGCCATTTCGCTGGCGGGCCGCCTGCCGGGGTTAACCACCCTCCAGACCAGCGGCGAGCCGGGGAGAGACATCACTTCCCTCTTCCTCCGAGGGCGGGCCACCATCAACCAAACGGCCCCCATCGTGCTGATCGACGGGATTGAGCGCGACCTGACCTATATCGATCCCAACGAAGTGGAGTCTGTTACCATCCTCAAAGACGCATCGTCTACCGCCCTGTTCGGCGTTAGGGGAGCGAACGGGGTTATCCTGGTGACCACCAAGCGCGGTACCGCGGAAGTGCCTGAAATCAATTTCAGCGCGGAAGTCGCCGCGCAGGATTTCCAGTATTTCGTTAATACCGTGAATTCATACGATTACGCGCGGCTCCGCAACCTGTCATTGCAAAACGATGGACTGGCCGCACAGTTTTCGCCCTATGCGCTGGAAATGTACAAGACCGGCGCCGACACGGCCAATTACCCCAATACCGATTGGCGGGATGTGATGCTGAAGGATTTCTCCCTGCAACATCGCTACAACCTCAATATTTCCGGCGTAACGGCCAACAAGGCGGTGAAGTATTTCGTCAACGCTACCTACCTGAACCAGGGCGGGCAATTCCGGACGGAGAAAGATCTTCCCTATGATCCTTCCTTCAAGCTGGACCGTTACTCTTTCCGTTCCAATATCGATTTGCGGCTGAACAGCAAACTGAATGCGTTCCTCAACGTAGCCGGTTACCTGGAGAAGCAGAATATGCCGATGGGGATTTTAAACCGGTTGGGAGATGTAAGCTCCGTGCTGACCGGGCAATCGCCGGCGGTGTACATCATGTCGTTTATGACGCGGGTACCTGCCAATGTTCCGAAGCTGACGCCCGACGGCGACGTAACCACCGGTCCGAATATCGACTGGCCGGCCTACGGCCTGCTGAACAGATCGGGCTATGTACGGCAAACGAGAAGTAACGTGTTGGCTACTTTCGGGATGAAGCAGGATTTGTCCGGACTTACGAAAGGTCTTTCCGCGCAGGTCAATTTGTCGTTCGATACGCGTTCCATCAACAACCTTTTCGGTGGGAAGGAATTCGTAAGATATATGCAGGTGATCACGCCCAATGCGCAGGACCCCAACGCGCCGGATGATATCCACTTCGCGCAGTATGGCGGCTGGCTGAACACGCCGCTGAGCCTGGGCGGCGCCACCAGCTTCGTTTCCCTGTCCAACGTGCAGGCATACCTCAATTACGACCGGAAGTTCAAAAAGCACCAGGTGAGCGCCATGGCGCTGTACCTCCAGCAGCAGAACATCCAGGGCATAGCGCTGCCGTTCAACTTAAGGGGCGTTTCCGGAAGGGCCACCTACGCATACGACGATAAGTATTTCGCTGAATTCAATGCGGGGTACAACGGATCGGAGCAGTTCGCCAAAGGCAAGCGGTTCGGCTTCTTCCCGGCGTTTTCGGCGGGGTGGCTCGTCTCCAATGAGCCCTTCATGCAGGCGGTGCCCGCTATTTCTCATTTGAAAGTACGCGCGTCGTACGGCCTCGTGGGTAACGACCAGCTGGGCGGCCGCCGCTTCCTGTACCTCGATGATATCACATTGAGCGGGGGGGATATTCCAGCAGTCTCGGCCTGGGACAGTACATCGGCATCAACATGCTCAAAAACAGCAACATCACCTGGGAGATCGCGAAGAAAACGAACATCGGTTTCGAACTGGGATTGTTCAATGACCTGA
- a CDS encoding right-handed parallel beta-helix repeat-containing protein, with protein MQSTSHFLKRLAFYFGLVSGILPAAVHQARADALTGLSRPSANIPAAWPSQSTAADYVLITDYGAIGDGNIANAGVNTTAMNTALATGKTVKIPYTAAGFHFGTNQITVGSGQIIEGESQVLLKSTATTSLFRMTGFELTSGISNVSIDMTGSGASSTAIRFGTNSAVPVYRVRLSKIKFSHCVEAIGDEAHATNYVVDIIIDDCMAWQTRGRQIYNRRSRGFFLIRSTNVDFTSDPATVTWEGIRLEDYAGLELERVDVVGWGLGPRVYNPAIRSIVLNNGIALWLTRVFADSVIGDGIFINNTQFVFSLTTESSLSLGIGIILSNVEKGVFTNTMINGSNGIPGAAAGAGGLYVENCRDNIFTNTYAFNCTGAGIYVTTGSVRNTFMNNSVNANGFGLALQGNAATTKFIGGSMNGNTTAVANGSSGAGNMIRDMTGYNPVGAASVTTGGSPWTYTAGISPETVYFSASTGVSAVTRGGVSILPAALGANVPFTAVLSPGESIVVTYTGTLSAKKLVQ; from the coding sequence ATGCAATCAACATCTCACTTTCTCAAGCGGCTGGCCTTTTACTTCGGACTGGTGTCCGGCATCCTTCCGGCCGCCGTTCACCAGGCCAGGGCAGACGCCCTCACCGGATTGTCCCGGCCTTCGGCCAACATCCCGGCGGCATGGCCGTCGCAAAGCACGGCGGCCGATTATGTGCTGATCACCGATTACGGTGCGATCGGCGACGGCAACATCGCCAATGCGGGCGTCAATACCACGGCCATGAACACGGCGCTGGCTACCGGCAAAACGGTGAAGATCCCCTACACCGCCGCGGGCTTCCACTTCGGTACGAACCAGATCACCGTGGGTTCCGGGCAGATCATCGAAGGCGAGAGCCAGGTGCTGCTGAAATCCACCGCCACCACGTCGCTCTTCCGCATGACCGGTTTCGAACTGACTTCAGGGATCAGCAACGTTTCTATCGACATGACCGGCTCGGGCGCGTCGTCCACCGCCATCCGGTTCGGCACTAATTCGGCGGTGCCGGTGTACCGGGTGCGCCTTTCGAAGATCAAGTTTTCGCATTGTGTGGAAGCCATCGGCGACGAAGCGCATGCCACCAATTATGTGGTCGACATCATCATCGACGATTGCATGGCCTGGCAAACCCGGGGCCGGCAGATCTACAACCGCCGCTCGCGAGGCTTCTTCCTCATCCGTTCCACAAACGTGGATTTTACGTCCGATCCCGCCACCGTAACCTGGGAAGGCATCCGGCTGGAGGACTACGCCGGCCTGGAACTGGAAAGGGTGGATGTTGTCGGCTGGGGCCTGGGGCCGCGCGTGTACAATCCCGCTATCCGGTCCATCGTCCTCAACAATGGTATCGCTTTGTGGCTGACGCGCGTTTTCGCCGACAGCGTGATCGGCGATGGTATTTTCATCAACAACACCCAGTTCGTTTTCTCGCTCACCACCGAATCCTCCCTTTCCCTGGGCATCGGCATCATCCTGTCGAATGTGGAGAAGGGTGTGTTCACCAATACCATGATCAATGGTTCCAATGGCATCCCTGGTGCTGCGGCCGGTGCGGGGGGATTGTATGTCGAAAACTGCCGCGACAACATCTTTACCAACACGTATGCCTTTAATTGCACCGGCGCGGGCATTTACGTAACTACTGGCTCGGTGCGCAATACTTTCATGAACAATTCCGTGAACGCAAACGGTTTTGGCCTCGCCTTGCAGGGCAACGCCGCCACCACGAAGTTCATCGGCGGCAGCATGAACGGCAATACCACGGCCGTGGCCAATGGCTCTTCCGGCGCGGGCAACATGATCCGCGACATGACGGGCTACAACCCGGTGGGCGCGGCGTCGGTTACTACCGGCGGTTCGCCCTGGACGTACACGGCCGGGATTTCCCCGGAAACGGTGTACTTCAGCGCCAGTACCGGCGTGTCAGCCGTTACGCGGGGTGGGGTGAGCATCCTGCCCGCCGCGCTCGGGGCAAACGTTCCTTTTACGGCGGTGCTTTCACCCGGGGAATCCATCGTAGTCACCTACACCGGTACCCTATCGGCTAAAAAACTGGTGCAATAA
- the ppsA gene encoding phosphoenolpyruvate synthase, whose protein sequence is MILDLNSVGINDIPSVGGKNASLGEMMQHLSGLGICIPGGFVITVEAYTQFIVQNQLDKKIRDLINDIDHDNVESLRRAGLSVRQLIRNSPFPKELSVKIIDAYYTLSQSYGQETTDVAVRSSATAEDLPNASFAGQQETYLNVRGPAALMDAVRNCFASLFTDRAISYRSTFGFDHFKVGLSVCIQKMIRSDLGSAGVAFSLDTESGFKNVVVINGSYGLGEMVVQGSVSPDEFIVFKPKLKEGFPSILEKKIGVKDQMMVYGDNPDERVKTIPVDKSKQNQFCLNDAQILQLAEWVCIIEGYYSNLRGHWCPMDVEWAIDGLSGKLFIVQARPETIHSRKDAALLVDYKLSEDFDGQQPILKGIAVGNKIGYGPVHIMYSLDKRIGEHFEFRKGSVLVTDMTDPDWEPIMKMASAIITNKGGRTCHAAIIARELGVPAIVGCGNATEILTDNLEVTVSCASGEEGEVYKGKLAYSLVETNIKDIPQVDTTILFNVASPSQAFHIAHLPGKGVGLAREEFIINNYIQAHPLALMHHASLNDAELTARIQQLTKGFDGGEHFFIEKLSYGIGKIAAAFHPSPVIVRFSDFKTNEYYNLLGGKYFEPKEENPMLGWRGASRYYSETYKKAFGLECHAIKKVREQMGLDNVIVMIPFCRTVEELFAVYKVMEEYGLKRGENGLQVYLMAEIPSNIILADEFAKHIDGFSIGSNDLTQLVLGLDRDSSLVASIYNERNNAVKEMIIRLIQAAKKAKIKVGICGQGPSDFPDFAQFLVEQGIDTLSITPDSFLKTNAAIHKIETESRKKRPQHT, encoded by the coding sequence ATGATACTGGATTTAAATAGTGTGGGTATCAACGACATTCCTTCCGTGGGAGGGAAAAACGCGTCGCTCGGTGAAATGATGCAGCACTTGTCAGGCCTGGGCATCTGCATCCCCGGCGGCTTCGTCATCACCGTGGAAGCGTACACCCAATTCATCGTCCAGAATCAGTTGGACAAAAAGATCAGGGACCTGATCAACGACATCGATCACGACAATGTGGAATCGCTGCGCCGCGCGGGCCTCTCCGTGCGCCAGCTCATCCGGAACAGTCCCTTTCCCAAGGAGCTGAGTGTGAAAATCATCGATGCCTACTACACTTTATCCCAATCCTACGGCCAGGAAACCACGGATGTGGCCGTCCGGTCTTCCGCTACCGCTGAAGATTTGCCCAACGCCTCCTTCGCCGGCCAGCAGGAAACTTACCTGAACGTGCGCGGCCCCGCAGCGCTGATGGACGCCGTGCGGAACTGCTTCGCGTCGCTGTTCACAGACCGCGCCATCAGTTATCGCAGCACTTTCGGTTTCGATCATTTCAAGGTGGGATTATCGGTTTGCATACAAAAGATGATCCGCAGCGACCTGGGCAGCGCCGGCGTCGCCTTCTCGCTCGATACCGAATCCGGATTCAAAAACGTAGTGGTGATCAATGGTTCGTACGGACTGGGAGAAATGGTGGTGCAGGGAAGTGTATCGCCGGATGAGTTCATCGTCTTCAAGCCGAAACTGAAAGAAGGGTTTCCTTCCATTCTTGAAAAGAAAATCGGAGTGAAAGACCAGATGATGGTGTATGGCGATAATCCCGACGAACGTGTCAAAACCATCCCGGTAGATAAATCCAAGCAAAACCAATTCTGCCTGAACGACGCGCAGATCCTGCAGCTGGCGGAATGGGTATGCATCATTGAAGGATATTACTCCAATCTCCGCGGCCACTGGTGCCCGATGGACGTGGAATGGGCCATCGACGGCCTCAGCGGGAAGCTCTTCATCGTACAGGCCCGCCCGGAAACGATCCATTCCCGGAAAGACGCGGCGCTGCTCGTAGACTATAAGCTCAGCGAAGATTTCGACGGTCAGCAACCGATCCTGAAAGGCATTGCGGTGGGGAACAAAATCGGGTATGGGCCGGTGCACATCATGTATTCGCTCGACAAGCGGATCGGAGAACATTTCGAGTTCAGGAAAGGCAGCGTGCTGGTAACCGACATGACCGACCCCGACTGGGAACCCATCATGAAAATGGCATCCGCGATTATTACCAACAAAGGCGGCCGCACCTGTCACGCGGCGATCATCGCGCGGGAGCTGGGCGTTCCGGCCATCGTGGGCTGCGGCAACGCCACCGAAATCCTGACAGACAACCTGGAAGTAACCGTTTCCTGCGCCAGCGGCGAAGAGGGCGAGGTATACAAAGGTAAACTGGCATATTCCCTCGTGGAAACCAATATCAAAGACATCCCGCAGGTGGATACCACGATCCTTTTCAACGTAGCGTCGCCATCGCAGGCGTTCCATATCGCGCATTTACCCGGCAAGGGCGTGGGCCTGGCGCGCGAGGAATTTATTATCAACAATTATATCCAGGCGCATCCGCTGGCGCTGATGCACCACGCCTCGCTCAACGATGCGGAACTGACCGCCAGGATCCAACAGCTGACGAAAGGTTTTGACGGCGGCGAGCATTTCTTCATCGAAAAGCTTTCTTACGGGATCGGCAAAATCGCCGCGGCTTTCCATCCATCGCCGGTGATCGTGCGGTTCAGCGATTTCAAAACGAATGAGTATTACAATCTCCTCGGCGGCAAATATTTCGAACCGAAAGAAGAAAACCCTATGCTGGGCTGGCGCGGCGCTTCGCGCTATTATTCGGAAACGTACAAGAAAGCCTTCGGGCTGGAGTGCCACGCCATCAAAAAGGTGCGCGAGCAAATGGGGCTGGATAACGTGATTGTGATGATCCCGTTCTGCCGGACGGTCGAAGAGCTGTTCGCGGTGTATAAGGTGATGGAGGAATACGGGTTGAAGCGCGGCGAAAACGGTCTGCAGGTCTATCTTATGGCCGAAATCCCTTCCAACATCATCCTGGCTGACGAGTTCGCCAAACATATCGACGGGTTCTCCATCGGCTCCAACGACCTCACGCAACTGGTACTGGGCCTCGACCGCGATTCCTCGCTCGTAGCGAGCATTTACAACGAGCGCAACAACGCGGTGAAAGAAATGATCATCCGCCTGATCCAGGCGGCGAAAAAGGCGAAGATCAAAGTGGGGATCTGCGGGCAGGGGCCTTCCGACTTCCCGGATTTTGCGCAGTTCCTCGTGGAGCAGGGTATCGACACATTATCCATCACCCCGGATTCGTTCCTGAAAACCAATGCTGCCATTCATAAAATCGAAACCGAAAGCCGGAAGAAGCGGCCTCAGCACACCTAA
- a CDS encoding fumarylacetoacetate hydrolase family protein: MKLIRFGNPGNEKPGILLNGERKDLSHVFRDWDSAFFRNDGLGKLRSFLETNGAQLPAVEDGARWASCVARPGKVLCIGLNYSDHAKESNMAIPAEPILFQKGSNTVVGPYDPILIPRNSKKTDWEVELGVVLAKDARYLSTVKEAESYIAGYCISHDVSEREFQLERGGQWTKGKSCDNFNPLGPYLLTKDEVFNIHNLSMSLNVNGKRMQTGNTNAMIFDCYHLIQYLSQFMTLEAGDLINTGTPPGVGLGMNPQQFLREGDIVEVSIDELGEQKQVCIPA, translated from the coding sequence ATGAAACTCATACGCTTCGGCAACCCGGGCAACGAAAAGCCCGGTATTCTCCTGAACGGGGAACGTAAAGACCTGTCGCATGTTTTCCGTGACTGGGACAGCGCCTTCTTCCGCAACGACGGGCTCGGCAAACTGCGCAGCTTCCTGGAAACGAACGGCGCCCAATTGCCTGCCGTGGAAGACGGCGCCAGGTGGGCATCCTGCGTAGCGCGGCCGGGGAAAGTGCTTTGCATCGGGCTGAACTATTCCGACCACGCGAAAGAAAGCAATATGGCCATCCCGGCCGAGCCCATTCTATTCCAGAAAGGCTCCAACACCGTGGTGGGGCCCTATGATCCTATCCTCATCCCGCGGAACAGCAAAAAAACGGATTGGGAAGTAGAGCTGGGCGTGGTACTGGCGAAGGACGCGCGTTATCTGTCCACCGTAAAAGAGGCGGAATCATACATCGCAGGTTACTGCATTTCGCATGACGTGTCGGAAAGGGAATTTCAGCTGGAGCGGGGCGGGCAGTGGACCAAGGGCAAGTCCTGCGACAATTTCAACCCGCTCGGGCCTTACCTGCTTACGAAAGACGAGGTTTTCAACATCCATAACCTGTCCATGTCACTCAACGTGAACGGCAAGCGGATGCAGACAGGCAATACCAACGCCATGATCTTTGACTGTTATCACCTCATCCAATATCTCTCCCAATTCATGACGCTGGAAGCCGGCGACCTTATCAACACCGGCACCCCGCCGGGCGTCGGGCTTGGCATGAACCCGCAGCAGTTTCTCCGGGAAGGCGATATCGTGGAAGTAAGCATCGACGAACTGGGGGAGCAAAAACAGGTTTGCATCCCCGCCTGA
- a CDS encoding FAD-binding and (Fe-S)-binding domain-containing protein produces MLSELRKILPERLIRDRYIDLVSFASDAGFYHLVPKAVVQPETEEQITLLSRFARRHGIPLVFRTGGTSLSGQSITDGILVDLSLHWKKISIEDEGARVRVQPGITGAMVNAYLKKQQRKIGPDPSSISAAMIGGILSNNASGMCCGVKQNSYHTVRHLRFMLPDGNFFNTENESDYARFETACPDLCGTLKAIRRDIWADALLFEKIRKKYQAKTTIGYSLNAFIDYEHPLDILAHLLIGAEGTLAFIAEAVLDTVPDYPHKATALLYFPTIAAACEAIRPLTDLGAMMVELMDRASLRAVENLEGMPAIVKTLPDAATALLIEFQENSPEAVDRRVEAFLAQAPQLSLLNTPIFTTEAGEQQFLWKVRKGLFPAVGAVRASGTTVVLEDVAFPIEKLGEAIADLQALFRQHRYENAIIFGHAKDGNIHFVVTQSFNSQVEIDRYDAFIRDVVDMVLRHEGTLKAEHGTGRNMAPFVETEWGGDAYAIIKRIKNAVDPQGIFNPGVIVNDDPDVHIKNLKSLPAVESEVDRCIECGYCEHRCPSRDLTATPRRRIVLRRALKNLELSGDKRQHRALAKAFRFEGLDSCAVDGLCATACPVDINTGDLVKRLRRENHSPAANTLALVIARQFKSVEWMVRNALRLGAKINATFGSGTMTGITQLLRKAIPALPVWPADARPPAKLRPNIHTSNSGKAVVYFPACISRAMGTYAGEKKDLMETFGSVCAKAGIDMIVPRDIYGSCCGQIFSSKGFLPAYAFTARKIMRQLWESTRQGALPVVTDVSSCAYTLKTMRGVLDEGDQLRFDQLTILDSVDFLHDMVVPVVGARANTRNIVLHPVCSLEKMKTQDKFIRVARHFANQVTVPKSAGCCGMAGDRGFLFPQLTLSATLQEAREVQSGTFDGCYSSTKTCEIALSEAVKANYMSILYLADEMMIPLHNTDVQ; encoded by the coding sequence ATGCTCAGTGAATTGAGAAAAATCCTGCCCGAACGGCTGATCCGGGACAGGTATATCGACCTGGTGTCTTTCGCTTCCGACGCCGGATTTTACCACCTCGTTCCCAAAGCCGTGGTGCAACCGGAAACCGAGGAGCAGATCACCTTGCTTTCCAGGTTTGCGCGGCGCCACGGGATCCCGCTGGTTTTCAGGACAGGCGGCACGAGCCTTTCCGGCCAATCCATTACCGACGGGATATTGGTAGACCTCAGCCTGCATTGGAAGAAAATATCCATCGAAGACGAGGGCGCGCGGGTACGGGTGCAACCGGGTATCACCGGCGCCATGGTGAATGCTTACCTCAAAAAGCAGCAACGGAAAATCGGGCCCGACCCTTCCAGCATCAGCGCCGCCATGATCGGCGGGATCCTTTCGAACAACGCCAGCGGCATGTGTTGCGGAGTGAAGCAGAATTCATATCACACCGTCCGGCATCTGCGCTTCATGCTGCCCGACGGCAATTTTTTCAATACCGAGAATGAATCAGATTACGCGCGGTTCGAAACAGCCTGCCCGGATTTGTGTGGCACGTTGAAAGCTATCCGGCGGGATATTTGGGCCGATGCTTTGTTGTTCGAAAAGATCCGGAAGAAATACCAGGCGAAAACGACGATCGGATATTCCCTGAATGCATTCATCGACTACGAACATCCGCTCGACATCCTGGCGCACCTGCTTATCGGTGCGGAAGGAACGCTGGCATTCATCGCGGAGGCTGTTTTGGACACCGTGCCGGACTATCCCCACAAAGCCACAGCGCTGCTGTATTTCCCGACCATCGCCGCCGCCTGCGAGGCCATCCGGCCGCTGACCGATCTGGGGGCGATGATGGTGGAACTGATGGACAGGGCTTCGCTCCGCGCCGTTGAAAACCTGGAAGGGATGCCCGCCATCGTCAAAACCCTGCCGGATGCGGCCACAGCGCTACTGATCGAATTCCAGGAAAACAGTCCGGAAGCGGTGGACCGAAGAGTGGAGGCCTTCCTGGCGCAGGCGCCGCAGTTATCGCTCCTCAACACCCCCATCTTCACGACCGAAGCCGGGGAACAGCAGTTTCTCTGGAAAGTCCGGAAGGGCCTTTTCCCCGCGGTGGGCGCGGTGAGGGCCAGCGGCACCACGGTGGTGCTGGAAGACGTGGCGTTCCCCATCGAAAAGCTCGGTGAAGCCATCGCGGATTTGCAGGCGCTGTTTCGGCAGCACCGGTACGAGAACGCCATTATTTTCGGCCATGCGAAAGACGGGAATATTCATTTCGTGGTGACGCAGTCCTTCAATTCGCAAGTCGAAATCGACCGCTACGACGCCTTCATCCGGGACGTAGTGGACATGGTGCTGCGGCACGAAGGCACTTTAAAAGCCGAGCACGGCACCGGACGGAATATGGCGCCATTCGTTGAAACGGAATGGGGCGGAGATGCTTACGCGATCATCAAACGGATAAAAAACGCCGTGGACCCGCAAGGGATCTTCAACCCGGGCGTGATCGTCAACGATGATCCCGATGTGCATATCAAAAACCTCAAAAGCCTGCCCGCCGTGGAATCGGAAGTGGACCGGTGCATCGAATGCGGCTATTGCGAACACCGGTGCCCCAGCCGCGACCTCACGGCCACGCCGCGCAGGAGGATCGTTCTGCGGCGGGCGCTTAAAAACCTGGAGCTTTCGGGCGACAAGCGGCAACACCGCGCGCTGGCAAAAGCATTCCGTTTCGAAGGCCTGGATTCCTGCGCCGTGGACGGCTTATGCGCCACTGCCTGCCCAGTCGACATCAATACCGGCGACCTGGTCAAACGCCTGCGGCGCGAAAACCACTCCCCTGCCGCGAATACACTCGCGCTGGTAATTGCGCGGCAGTTTAAATCGGTGGAATGGATGGTAAGAAACGCACTTCGATTGGGGGCGAAAATCAACGCCACCTTCGGAAGCGGCACCATGACCGGCATAACGCAACTACTCCGCAAAGCGATCCCCGCATTGCCCGTTTGGCCGGCGGATGCGAGGCCGCCGGCGAAGTTGCGCCCGAATATACACACATCAAATTCCGGTAAAGCCGTCGTCTATTTCCCCGCCTGCATCTCCCGGGCGATGGGCACTTATGCAGGAGAAAAGAAAGATTTGATGGAAACATTCGGCAGCGTTTGCGCCAAAGCGGGGATCGACATGATTGTTCCCCGGGATATTTACGGTAGCTGTTGCGGGCAAATCTTCTCTTCCAAAGGATTCTTGCCCGCGTACGCCTTTACCGCCCGCAAGATCATGCGGCAATTATGGGAAAGCACCCGCCAAGGCGCGCTGCCGGTGGTAACGGACGTCAGCTCCTGCGCCTACACCCTGAAAACGATGCGCGGTGTACTGGATGAAGGCGACCAATTGCGTTTCGACCAGCTGACCATCCTCGATTCGGTGGACTTCCTGCACGACATGGTGGTGCCCGTGGTGGGCGCGCGTGCCAATACGCGCAACATTGTGCTGCATCCCGTTTGCTCGCTTGAGAAAATGAAAACGCAGGATAAATTCATTCGGGTGGCGCGGCACTTCGCGAATCAGGTGACAGTGCCCAAATCCGCCGGATGCTGCGGCATGGCGGGCGACCGTGGTTTCCTGTTCCCGCAGCTGACGCTGTCGGCCACGCTGCAGGAAGCCAGGGAAGTACAAAGCGGCACGTTCGACGGCTGCTATTCATCCACCAAAACCTGCGAGATCGCCCTATCGGAAGCCGTGAAAGCGAATTACATGTCGATACTATATCTGGCCGACGAAATGATGATCCCCCTTCACAACACCGACGTACAATAA